One Vampirovibrio chlorellavorus genomic window carries:
- the carA gene encoding glutamine-hydrolyzing carbamoyl-phosphate synthase small subunit encodes MPTDLKISARLVLEDGSVYHGQSIGVTGTTLGELVFNTSSTGYQEILTDPSYRGQMVLMTYPEIGNYGISSHDFESAHINAVGLVVSRLSPFTSSWRSEFSLQEFLVKNKVVGIEGVDTRAITRKIREKGTLKAGITTEAISDAEFIQRVQAQPGFEELDMISQVTTLEPYTIRTENPVSSIRVQKLVVVDYGIKASILHYLQQYVEEIVVLPAHCDFEQIRALQPQGVLLSNGPGDPAVLYEAVAMARQLVDAGIPTFGICLGHQILGLACGAKVSKMRFGHHGGNHPVKDMLLDKVFITSQNHGYCVEFDEFPEDRLMVTHINLNDQTIEGFQHRNAPVMSVQFHPEASPGPHDANYIFERFMRTAVESGVVCA; translated from the coding sequence ATGCCCACTGACTTGAAGATTTCCGCCCGCCTCGTTCTTGAGGACGGCAGCGTTTATCACGGGCAATCCATCGGGGTCACTGGAACGACCTTGGGCGAGCTGGTCTTCAACACCTCTTCCACTGGCTATCAGGAAATTTTGACCGATCCCAGCTACCGGGGCCAAATGGTACTGATGACCTACCCGGAAATCGGCAATTACGGCATCAGTTCCCATGATTTTGAATCCGCCCACATCAACGCGGTGGGCTTGGTTGTCAGCCGCCTCAGCCCCTTTACCAGTTCCTGGCGTTCGGAATTTTCCCTGCAAGAGTTTTTGGTCAAAAACAAGGTGGTGGGCATTGAAGGCGTAGACACCCGTGCTATCACCCGCAAAATTCGGGAGAAAGGCACCCTGAAAGCAGGCATTACTACTGAAGCCATTTCCGATGCCGAGTTTATCCAACGGGTGCAAGCCCAACCCGGTTTTGAAGAACTGGATATGATCAGCCAGGTGACCACCCTTGAGCCCTACACTATCCGCACGGAAAACCCGGTTTCCAGCATCCGGGTGCAAAAACTGGTGGTGGTGGATTACGGCATTAAGGCCAGCATTTTGCATTATTTACAGCAATACGTGGAAGAAATTGTGGTGCTGCCCGCCCACTGTGACTTTGAGCAGATCCGGGCGCTGCAACCTCAAGGGGTGCTGCTTTCCAACGGGCCGGGCGATCCGGCGGTGCTGTACGAGGCGGTGGCCATGGCCCGCCAACTGGTGGACGCCGGGATTCCCACCTTCGGGATTTGTTTGGGGCATCAGATTTTAGGGCTGGCCTGCGGGGCCAAGGTTTCCAAAATGCGTTTTGGGCATCACGGGGGCAATCACCCGGTCAAGGACATGCTGTTGGACAAAGTCTTTATCACCAGCCAGAACCACGGCTACTGCGTGGAGTTTGACGAGTTCCCCGAGGACAGGCTGATGGTCACGCATATCAACCTGAACGATCAGACTATTGAGGGCTTTCAGCATCGAAACGCCCCGGTCATGAGCGTGCAGTTTCACCCGGAAGCCAGCCCGGGCCCGCATGACGCCAACTACATTTTTGAGCGCTTTATGCGTACAGCCGTTGAAAGCGGCGTTGTCTGCGCATAA
- a CDS encoding phenylacetate--CoA ligase family protein: MKPKKLLGLEYWVKHWYRHGLWFDHYSQLLQKTAALSPQGLQVFQNQRLQQLVREAYRDIPYYRDLFSNLKLKPEAIQSAADLKKLPYLTKALVVANFDKLVSRKRRNFLCKVAKTSGTTGSPAQFVRSFEAINFENAAAWRQWRLKDKPGTRRITLRGEVVVPMRQSEPPFWRFNPTNQELLMCGFHLNDQTAEAYLRQILDFQPQILSAYPSNAYALARYFQRHKISYQLKAVFTSSEVLSPQVRQFIEETFQTRVYDWYGQAERVAAIAHCAKGTYHIQEDYSLVELMPKGPNFEIAGTHLFNAVMPLIRYRTGDVAKVNPEQTCDCGSHFRTVESIDGRDCDFIVTPEGYHISAANHIFHGVAHVLEGQLYQEDMTCLIIKVVAGSGFTEEDRNRLIRNARENTSEKMRILVEEVDHIPRSSNGKFQSIVNRLSDLNADEVGTESIALALG; the protein is encoded by the coding sequence ATGAAACCAAAGAAGCTGCTTGGGCTGGAATACTGGGTGAAGCACTGGTATCGTCATGGTTTGTGGTTTGACCATTATTCCCAGCTTTTGCAAAAAACTGCGGCACTGTCACCCCAAGGTCTTCAGGTTTTTCAGAACCAGCGCCTGCAACAGTTGGTGCGAGAAGCGTATCGGGATATTCCCTACTATCGGGATTTATTTTCGAACTTGAAACTAAAGCCTGAGGCCATTCAGTCCGCCGCCGATTTGAAAAAGTTGCCTTACCTGACCAAAGCCCTGGTGGTGGCTAATTTTGATAAGCTGGTTTCCCGGAAGCGACGGAATTTTTTGTGTAAAGTAGCCAAGACCAGCGGAACTACCGGCAGTCCCGCACAGTTTGTTCGCAGCTTCGAGGCCATTAACTTTGAAAACGCCGCTGCTTGGCGGCAGTGGCGATTGAAAGACAAGCCCGGCACCCGTCGGATTACGCTTCGGGGTGAGGTGGTAGTACCCATGCGCCAGTCAGAGCCTCCCTTTTGGCGATTCAACCCGACCAACCAAGAGTTGCTGATGTGTGGCTTTCACTTGAACGATCAAACAGCGGAAGCCTATCTGCGGCAAATACTGGATTTTCAGCCTCAAATTCTGTCGGCCTATCCCTCAAATGCCTACGCCCTGGCCCGATACTTTCAACGTCACAAGATCAGCTATCAGCTTAAGGCGGTATTCACTTCATCAGAAGTCTTGTCTCCCCAGGTCAGGCAGTTTATCGAGGAAACCTTTCAAACACGCGTTTATGATTGGTATGGGCAAGCAGAGCGTGTGGCAGCCATTGCCCATTGCGCAAAAGGCACCTATCACATTCAGGAAGATTATTCCTTGGTAGAGTTAATGCCCAAGGGACCAAACTTTGAAATTGCCGGTACCCATCTCTTTAATGCGGTCATGCCGTTAATTCGTTACAGAACCGGTGATGTGGCCAAGGTCAATCCTGAGCAAACTTGTGATTGTGGGAGTCATTTCCGCACGGTGGAATCCATTGACGGACGGGACTGTGACTTTATCGTGACACCGGAGGGCTACCACATTTCAGCGGCCAACCATATTTTCCACGGTGTGGCCCATGTCTTGGAAGGCCAGCTTTATCAAGAGGATATGACCTGCTTGATTATTAAAGTTGTGGCGGGTTCCGGTTTTACGGAAGAAGACCGTAACAGGCTGATCAGAAACGCCCGGGAAAATACCTCGGAGAAAATGCGCATCCTGGTAGAGGAGGTGGATCACATTCCACGATCCTCGAATGGAAAATTCCAAAGCATTGTTAATCGCTTATCCGACCTGAACGCTGACGAAGTGGGCACGGAAAGCATAGCCCTGGCCTTGGGCTGA
- the rsmD gene encoding 16S rRNA (guanine(966)-N(2))-methyltransferase RsmD: MIRVTSGKYRGRSVDSPPRNKEIRPTTSLMRESIFNKLQMQLPGCRFLDLFAGSGIMGLEALSRGADFVLAIEQDSEQCRVIRKNYAHIGLSEKEVKVVPCDALGLMKKPCREAPFDFVFADPPYGFKALPELVEHCQRNGWLKPGGVMIVEHGSRDAELEGFIRKVYGDTAISIRKFEEDPSGER; this comes from the coding sequence ATGATTCGTGTTACCAGTGGCAAGTACCGGGGACGCAGCGTTGACTCTCCGCCCAGGAACAAGGAAATTCGTCCCACCACTTCCCTGATGCGGGAAAGTATTTTTAACAAGCTTCAAATGCAACTGCCAGGGTGCCGCTTTCTGGATTTGTTCGCCGGTTCCGGCATCATGGGGCTGGAAGCGCTGAGCCGTGGGGCGGACTTTGTGCTGGCCATTGAGCAGGATTCGGAACAATGCCGAGTGATTCGCAAGAATTATGCGCACATTGGCCTGAGCGAAAAAGAGGTGAAAGTCGTTCCCTGTGACGCTTTGGGCTTGATGAAAAAGCCCTGCCGGGAAGCACCCTTTGACTTTGTGTTTGCCGATCCGCCTTATGGTTTCAAAGCGCTGCCAGAACTGGTGGAACACTGCCAGAGAAACGGTTGGCTCAAGCCCGGGGGGGTGATGATTGTGGAGCATGGCAGTCGGGATGCTGAGCTAGAAGGCTTTATCCGCAAGGTTTACGGCGATACGGCCATTTCCATTCGTAAGTTTGAAGAAGATCCTTCCGGCGAAAGATAA
- a CDS encoding cytochrome c biogenesis CcdA family protein gives MPELQTLFLTALSQHSLTVLLLAFLGGVMSSLLPCTVGMLPVLVGYVGGYTATSKLAILRQILLFMVGFALVLTALGVLASVLGTAMAALVGVGWYYFLGFVAILMGLQLLEVIQIPLPQFVTRLPESKAGSWIAPIVLGAAFGAASSPCGTPFLTAILGFISRESNWVLGGASLFSYALGQSMLLLAVGLCTGLIKQMARFRQVGSVITRLSALVFMLGGALLIAQAAGWLDVFAFF, from the coding sequence ATGCCTGAATTACAAACCCTGTTTCTGACCGCCCTGAGCCAGCATTCCCTGACCGTGTTGCTATTGGCCTTTCTGGGCGGGGTTATGAGTTCTCTGCTGCCCTGCACGGTGGGCATGTTGCCGGTACTGGTGGGGTATGTGGGCGGCTATACGGCCACCAGCAAGCTGGCCATTTTGCGGCAAATTTTGTTGTTTATGGTGGGCTTTGCCCTGGTTTTAACCGCCCTGGGCGTTCTGGCCAGTGTGTTGGGAACGGCCATGGCCGCCCTGGTGGGGGTGGGCTGGTATTATTTTCTGGGCTTTGTGGCCATTTTAATGGGGCTGCAACTACTGGAGGTCATTCAAATCCCGCTGCCCCAGTTTGTGACCCGCTTGCCGGAAAGCAAGGCGGGCTCATGGATTGCGCCCATTGTTTTAGGGGCGGCCTTTGGGGCGGCGTCCTCTCCCTGCGGAACGCCCTTTCTGACTGCCATTCTGGGCTTTATTAGCCGAGAGAGTAACTGGGTGCTGGGTGGGGCCAGCCTGTTCAGCTACGCCTTGGGCCAGTCCATGCTGTTGCTGGCCGTAGGATTGTGTACGGGCCTCATCAAGCAGATGGCTCGCTTTCGTCAGGTGGGCTCGGTCATCACCCGGCTGAGTGCCCTGGTGTTTATGCTGGGGGGGGCGTTGCTGATTGCTCAGGCGGCAGGCTGGCTGGATGTCTTTGCCTTTTTCTAG
- a CDS encoding TlpA family protein disulfide reductase yields MTPHFKANHQKTRLLLVFGFTLLIAVCFQWYRGRFDQSATAEAKGKATVSDALFVGMRPAKPAEVRQVLPETATKPTLLVFSSRFCHDCQRLAPVINKLTAQHPKVVYRKLDVNDDQQKAPAIFRAFKPVSVPLMIFIAPGGEIQNALYNYQTPEVLAEALKTLEASGPLPSAPAKKVSR; encoded by the coding sequence ATGACCCCTCACTTTAAAGCCAACCACCAGAAAACCCGCCTGCTATTAGTCTTTGGGTTTACGCTTTTAATCGCGGTTTGCTTTCAGTGGTACCGGGGCCGCTTTGATCAATCCGCCACCGCGGAAGCCAAAGGGAAAGCCACGGTCAGCGATGCCCTGTTTGTAGGAATGCGCCCGGCCAAACCGGCTGAAGTCAGGCAAGTGCTTCCGGAAACAGCGACCAAACCGACCCTATTGGTCTTCAGTTCCCGGTTTTGCCACGATTGCCAGCGCCTGGCGCCCGTCATAAACAAGTTAACCGCTCAGCACCCCAAGGTGGTTTACCGGAAGCTGGATGTCAACGACGATCAACAAAAGGCGCCGGCAATATTTCGCGCGTTTAAGCCGGTCTCTGTCCCGCTCATGATATTCATCGCGCCGGGTGGAGAAATTCAGAACGCCCTGTACAATTACCAAACCCCGGAAGTGTTGGCCGAGGCCCTCAAAACGCTGGAAGCCTCCGGTCCGTTGCCCTCCGCTCCGGCCAAAAAAGTGTCTCGCTAA
- a CDS encoding HEAT repeat domain-containing protein: protein MATTTGTKKEKAVKSFDELLEELQNSPSEKTRYNAARMLGEMGDMAAVEPLIDVLKNDKNGSVRLYAARALGELGDPSATIPLIESLREDRNVDVRVRAARALGRLGGVEVVLPLVEALSDSNSQVCMTAADALIEIGDIAVTPLIESLSHEKVNVRCDATRALGELGDASAVDALISVLTDEWVNVRIYAVQSLGKLGDKRAVPHLIEVLENESENDLVRAGAGAALGMLKDPKALLPLRNLIMKAEELGEIEDTALKAYKMIMAANWKTVPGANYKKAPVGQK, encoded by the coding sequence ATGGCAACTACTACCGGCACCAAAAAAGAAAAAGCAGTAAAATCTTTCGACGAACTTCTGGAAGAGCTTCAGAATAGCCCTTCCGAGAAAACCCGTTACAACGCCGCCCGCATGTTGGGTGAGATGGGTGATATGGCCGCTGTAGAACCGTTGATTGATGTGTTGAAAAACGACAAGAACGGTTCGGTTCGTCTCTACGCAGCCCGCGCTTTGGGTGAACTGGGTGACCCCTCCGCTACGATTCCGTTGATCGAGTCGCTTCGCGAAGATCGCAACGTGGATGTACGCGTTCGTGCCGCTCGTGCCCTCGGTCGTCTGGGTGGTGTGGAAGTGGTTCTTCCTCTGGTGGAAGCCCTCAGTGACAGCAACAGCCAGGTTTGTATGACCGCTGCCGACGCTTTGATTGAAATTGGCGACATCGCGGTCACTCCGTTGATTGAAAGCCTCTCTCACGAAAAAGTGAACGTGCGTTGTGATGCCACCCGCGCCTTGGGCGAACTGGGTGATGCCTCCGCTGTCGACGCGCTGATCAGTGTGCTGACCGATGAATGGGTGAATGTTCGTATCTATGCAGTCCAATCTCTGGGTAAACTGGGTGACAAGCGTGCGGTTCCTCACTTGATCGAGGTTCTGGAAAACGAATCCGAGAACGATCTGGTGCGTGCTGGCGCTGGCGCCGCCTTGGGTATGTTGAAAGACCCCAAAGCGTTGCTCCCCCTGCGGAACCTGATCATGAAAGCCGAAGAACTCGGCGAGATTGAAGATACCGCACTGAAAGCCTACAAAATGATTATGGCCGCCAACTGGAAAACCGTACCCGGCGCGAACTACAAAAAAGCCCCGGTCGGTCAAAAGTAG
- a CDS encoding glycosyltransferase family 2 protein yields the protein MTTTSTHPHAAVTPTAEVQSPRLFIVLPAFNEGAALSQLTASFGPALPHCSFQILVVDDGSTDDSMSILEAARVPRVDIIRHPQNRGLGEAVKTGFLVALERANPNDIIAVMDSDGTHSPYLIDRMIQLIKEGNDVVVASRYRYGSQVVGLDWFRTLLSHGSSWVFRITNPIFNIKDYTCGFRLYRASILQKAFQTYGDRFITEAGFACMAEIIMKLNRVGALFCEVPMILRYDQKVSTSKIKIARTILRSLNLVRRGTTGAYRQQS from the coding sequence ATGACCACCACATCGACCCACCCCCACGCCGCAGTTACCCCCACAGCAGAGGTTCAAAGTCCTCGACTGTTCATTGTGCTGCCCGCTTTCAACGAGGGAGCGGCCCTGAGCCAACTGACCGCTTCGTTTGGTCCGGCCTTGCCCCATTGCTCCTTCCAGATTCTGGTGGTGGATGACGGTAGCACCGATGACTCCATGTCCATACTGGAAGCGGCCCGCGTTCCACGTGTCGATATCATTCGGCATCCTCAAAACAGGGGGCTGGGGGAAGCGGTGAAAACCGGGTTTCTGGTGGCTTTGGAACGCGCCAATCCCAACGACATTATTGCGGTTATGGACTCCGACGGAACGCATAGCCCCTACCTGATTGACCGCATGATTCAACTGATAAAGGAAGGCAACGACGTGGTGGTGGCCTCCCGATATCGCTACGGTTCCCAGGTGGTGGGCCTGGACTGGTTCCGCACTCTGCTCAGCCATGGCTCCAGTTGGGTGTTTCGCATTACCAACCCTATTTTCAATATTAAAGATTACACCTGCGGGTTTCGTTTGTACCGGGCCAGTATTCTGCAAAAAGCATTCCAGACTTACGGCGATCGCTTTATCACGGAAGCGGGCTTTGCCTGTATGGCTGAAATTATTATGAAACTGAACCGCGTGGGCGCTTTGTTCTGCGAAGTACCCATGATCCTGCGCTACGATCAAAAAGTGAGTACCTCTAAAATTAAAATTGCCCGCACCATTCTGCGTTCCCTGAATCTGGTTCGCCGGGGCACTACCGGGGCTTACCGGCAACAGTCATGA
- a CDS encoding glycosyltransferase family 39 protein — protein MMDAFEGLWGTAILYGLGWMVALWFGWKVACAFGAEKPSWWAWFILGLGLMLRLGWIAWTQPDPISDYEGYWTNAAQLASGDWTFDNIDKHPGIILLLTYSRMLWGNSYWPAWIFNLALSGWVMMLIYLLAKRLSGNRAVALSALALAAVQSQLIAYSALLASELPTLYFYLLLTWLILEAPRHSRVHWAYWAGTGVLLYCAVLTRSTALVFLPLTALVMLLCRRSQWKQSLKGLLVLGASAGLMLSTWLYHQYLLTGRVQLFWGGEIWLVSTTHYETESRLVSPPRLPVLKERIAQARFGKSGPTARLAELAEDKAWAMHIIKQDPLRYLASGNTRLRHILWTTSETGIRDTQWGSARLMRYPDKAITRTAEVSKQVWRIILILGLLGLIATVIRWPQLSPTAREYLILITGFISIWLGFHFLMAVASDRWAVQIIPFTLIFAAIGLTTLTQTLSGLVVNRSRLACSRSGQQQQ, from the coding sequence ATGATGGATGCGTTTGAAGGCCTGTGGGGCACGGCCATTTTATACGGCTTGGGGTGGATGGTGGCCTTGTGGTTTGGCTGGAAAGTGGCCTGCGCTTTTGGGGCTGAAAAACCAAGCTGGTGGGCCTGGTTCATACTGGGTCTGGGGCTGATGCTCCGGCTGGGCTGGATCGCCTGGACGCAACCTGACCCGATCAGCGATTATGAAGGGTACTGGACAAATGCCGCCCAACTGGCCAGTGGCGACTGGACGTTTGATAACATCGACAAGCATCCCGGTATTATTTTGCTGCTGACCTACAGCCGCATGCTCTGGGGTAACAGCTACTGGCCCGCCTGGATTTTCAATCTGGCCCTGAGTGGATGGGTCATGATGCTTATCTACCTATTGGCCAAACGCCTCAGCGGCAATCGGGCAGTTGCCCTGTCGGCTCTGGCCTTGGCCGCTGTGCAGTCTCAATTAATTGCCTATTCCGCCCTGTTGGCCTCGGAATTGCCCACCCTATACTTTTACCTCTTGCTCACCTGGCTTATTTTGGAGGCGCCACGCCACTCAAGGGTCCATTGGGCCTACTGGGCTGGCACCGGGGTTTTATTGTACTGCGCGGTTTTAACCCGTTCCACGGCACTGGTATTTTTACCCCTCACGGCACTGGTTATGCTGTTGTGTCGCCGTTCCCAATGGAAACAAAGCCTGAAAGGCTTGCTCGTGCTGGGAGCTTCCGCCGGACTGATGTTATCCACCTGGTTGTACCATCAGTATTTATTAACAGGTCGGGTTCAACTGTTCTGGGGTGGAGAAATCTGGTTGGTGTCCACTACCCATTATGAAACGGAAAGTCGCCTGGTTTCCCCGCCCCGGTTACCGGTGCTAAAAGAACGTATTGCGCAAGCCAGATTCGGGAAAAGTGGCCCCACGGCTCGATTGGCCGAGCTGGCCGAGGACAAGGCCTGGGCTATGCACATTATCAAGCAAGATCCCCTGCGTTATCTGGCAAGCGGAAACACCCGGCTTCGGCATATTTTATGGACCACCTCGGAAACGGGCATTCGTGACACCCAATGGGGTTCGGCCCGCCTGATGCGCTATCCGGATAAGGCCATAACCCGTACGGCGGAAGTGTCCAAACAAGTGTGGCGCATTATCCTCATTTTGGGGCTTCTGGGCCTCATTGCCACCGTGATCCGGTGGCCTCAGTTATCGCCCACCGCTCGGGAGTACCTGATTCTAATCACCGGCTTCATCAGCATTTGGCTGGGCTTTCACTTTTTGATGGCCGTGGCCAGCGATCGCTGGGCTGTGCAAATTATTCCGTTTACCCTGATTTTTGCCGCCATCGGGCTGACCACCCTCACCCAGACCCTGTCTGGCCTTGTGGTTAATCGCTCTCGACTGGCTTGCTCCCGCAGTGGGCAGCAGCAGCAGTAA
- a CDS encoding SIMPL domain-containing protein, giving the protein MRTGLNQPSRVVSALALSVALALSVIGTAQAHEGHEPPRLISTQGHGEVKVRPDSLSVNVRVETKNEKLPMARSENNRKAQEIVAALKALNIPNLKLETQGLNVYPVQEYQKDKLPKVVGYQVSNGLVVTVTGAAPEALGEYGSRIVDAALNSGANNVDGLNFFLNDPTPARNQALSLAVKDARRNAEVMAKAADVTIAGVYSMEGNAQFGSFPRPVPMFAMKSRMGGAEADSAPPVETGETTVTSDVTVRFKF; this is encoded by the coding sequence ATGAGAACTGGTTTGAATCAGCCTTCCCGGGTGGTATCCGCTTTGGCGCTGAGCGTTGCCCTGGCTTTATCGGTGATTGGGACGGCCCAGGCCCATGAGGGCCATGAACCGCCCAGGTTAATCAGCACCCAGGGACACGGTGAGGTCAAGGTTCGCCCGGATTCCCTGAGCGTAAATGTCAGGGTCGAAACCAAGAACGAAAAGCTGCCCATGGCCCGCAGTGAAAATAACCGGAAGGCCCAGGAGATTGTAGCGGCTTTAAAAGCGCTGAATATTCCCAACCTCAAGCTGGAAACCCAGGGACTGAATGTCTATCCGGTGCAGGAGTATCAGAAGGACAAATTGCCCAAGGTAGTTGGCTATCAGGTCAGCAATGGACTGGTGGTGACGGTGACCGGAGCGGCCCCGGAGGCTTTGGGTGAATATGGCAGTCGCATTGTGGATGCCGCCCTCAACAGTGGTGCCAACAATGTGGACGGCCTGAACTTTTTTCTGAATGATCCCACCCCGGCCCGGAATCAGGCCCTTTCGCTGGCGGTGAAGGACGCTCGCCGTAACGCCGAGGTGATGGCCAAGGCCGCCGACGTTACTATTGCCGGGGTTTACTCCATGGAAGGCAACGCCCAGTTTGGCAGTTTTCCACGGCCGGTGCCCATGTTCGCCATGAAATCCCGGATGGGTGGCGCGGAAGCGGACAGCGCCCCTCCGGTTGAAACGGGTGAAACCACCGTGACCAGCGATGTGACCGTTCGCTTTAAATTCTAG
- a CDS encoding YggS family pyridoxal phosphate-dependent enzyme, with product MSIQQQVAQVETIIRQVRPTAGSPPLAPVTLVAVTKYATVEQMQTAYAAGIRHFGENKVQDALDKMASFPATDYPDLRWHLIGHLQGNKVKKALGRFSLIHSVDSLPLAEAISNLSTQQGFLQPVLLQVNISQDASRHGFSPDELLDKAAQIARLPGLELRGLMTMAPAEASLTQNDAALKAAFSQVATLKSELESRLGIDLPELSMGMSHDFPQALACGATIIRIGNYLFKT from the coding sequence ATGAGCATCCAGCAGCAAGTGGCACAGGTTGAAACGATCATCCGCCAAGTCCGCCCCACGGCGGGCAGTCCGCCCCTAGCGCCAGTCACTCTGGTCGCCGTAACCAAGTACGCCACGGTCGAACAAATGCAGACGGCCTACGCCGCCGGGATTCGCCATTTTGGAGAGAATAAGGTGCAGGATGCCCTCGACAAAATGGCCTCCTTCCCGGCCACTGACTACCCCGACCTCCGTTGGCACCTGATTGGGCACTTACAGGGCAATAAGGTCAAAAAAGCGCTGGGCCGGTTCAGCCTCATCCACTCGGTAGACTCTCTGCCGCTGGCGGAAGCTATTTCAAACCTCAGCACACAGCAAGGGTTTTTACAGCCTGTTCTGCTTCAGGTCAATATTAGCCAGGATGCTTCCCGGCATGGCTTTTCCCCTGATGAATTGCTGGACAAGGCCGCTCAAATTGCCCGACTCCCCGGTCTTGAACTGCGAGGATTAATGACTATGGCCCCGGCGGAGGCTTCCCTGACCCAGAATGACGCGGCCCTAAAAGCCGCTTTCAGCCAAGTGGCCACCCTGAAATCGGAGCTTGAAAGCCGCCTTGGGATCGATCTGCCGGAATTGTCCATGGGAATGAGCCATGACTTTCCCCAAGCGCTGGCCTGTGGTGCTACAATAATCAGGATAGGGAATTATCTTTTTAAAACTTAA
- a CDS encoding cell division protein SepF: protein MNNGLLSKLKNWVSGDPFEDEAYGMEEDYEFRNTRPEQEVEMLDDSKKARKPLRVVDHPTSQKAQVVVIEPRAFEEALEIIEHLRTKKSVILNLHLLDTAQSQRVVDFLSGATHAIDGNQQRIGDGVFIFTPNNVSIRSEAEKNMAIEDAYWKQSY, encoded by the coding sequence ATGAACAATGGACTTTTAAGCAAGCTAAAGAACTGGGTATCGGGCGATCCCTTCGAGGATGAAGCCTACGGAATGGAAGAGGATTACGAGTTTCGTAACACTCGCCCCGAACAGGAAGTAGAAATGCTGGATGACAGCAAAAAAGCCCGCAAGCCGCTGCGCGTGGTGGATCATCCCACCAGCCAGAAAGCCCAGGTTGTGGTCATTGAGCCCCGGGCCTTTGAAGAAGCCCTGGAAATTATTGAGCATCTGCGCACCAAAAAATCGGTCATCCTGAACCTGCACTTGCTGGATACCGCTCAATCCCAGCGTGTGGTGGATTTCCTTTCCGGCGCCACCCATGCCATTGACGGGAACCAGCAACGCATTGGCGATGGCGTGTTCATCTTCACCCCCAACAACGTCAGCATCCGCTCGGAAGCTGAAAAAAACATGGCCATTGAAGATGCCTACTGGAAGCAAAGCTACTAA